From the genome of Bacteroides sp. MSB163, one region includes:
- the nadA gene encoding quinolinate synthase NadA — MGKKNRIYLSTLLTAYHHHQRIFKLEREIKNIIMNNLIEAIKQLKKEKNAIILGHYYQKGEIQDIADYVGDSLALAQWAAKTEADIIVMCGVHFMGETAKVLCPNKKVLVPDMAAGCSLADSCPADKFSQFVKEHPGYTVISYVNTTAAVKAVTDVVVTSTNAKQIVESFPKDEKIIFGPDRNLGNYINSITGRNMLLWDGACHVHEQFSVEKIVELKAQHPDAVVLAHPECKSVVLKLADVVGSTAALLKYAVNHPEKEYIVATESGILHEMQKKCPQTTFIPAPPNDSTCACNECSFMRLNTLEKLYNCLKDESPEITVDPEIAEKAVKPIKRMLEISAKLGL, encoded by the coding sequence ATAGGCAAGAAAAATCGTATTTACTTGTCGACACTATTAACAGCCTATCATCACCATCAAAGGATTTTTAAATTAGAAAGAGAAATAAAAAATATAATTATGAATAATCTCATAGAAGCTATCAAGCAACTTAAAAAGGAGAAGAACGCGATTATTCTGGGGCACTATTACCAGAAGGGGGAAATACAGGATATAGCCGATTACGTCGGCGATAGTCTGGCATTGGCTCAATGGGCAGCCAAAACGGAAGCGGATATCATTGTGATGTGCGGTGTTCACTTTATGGGTGAAACGGCCAAGGTGCTTTGTCCGAATAAGAAAGTGCTGGTTCCTGATATGGCAGCCGGTTGTTCGTTGGCAGACAGTTGTCCGGCGGACAAGTTCAGTCAGTTTGTCAAAGAGCATCCCGGATATACGGTGATATCTTACGTAAATACGACAGCTGCCGTGAAAGCAGTGACAGATGTTGTGGTAACTTCTACCAATGCGAAGCAGATCGTGGAAAGTTTCCCCAAAGATGAGAAAATAATCTTTGGTCCTGACAGAAACCTGGGGAATTATATTAACTCTATCACGGGGCGCAATATGTTATTATGGGACGGCGCATGCCATGTACACGAACAATTCTCGGTTGAAAAGATTGTTGAATTAAAGGCGCAGCATCCCGATGCAGTGGTTTTGGCACATCCCGAATGTAAGAGTGTAGTTCTGAAGTTGGCTGATGTGGTAGGTTCAACGGCAGCATTGTTGAAGTATGCAGTGAATCATCCCGAGAAAGAGTATATTGTTGCTACCGAATCGGGCATCCTTCATGAGATGCAGAAGAAATGTCCGCAGACAACGTTTATTCCGGCCCCTCCTAACGATAGTACCTGTGCCTGTAATGAATGTAGCTTCATGAGATTAAATACGCTGGAAAAGCTTTATAATTGCTTGAAAGACGAATCTCCGGAAATAACAGTAGATCCTGAAATAGCTGAGAAAGCAGTGAAGCCTATCAAGAGGATGCTGGAAATTTCGGCAAAGCTGGGGCTTTGA
- a CDS encoding two-component regulator propeller domain-containing protein, whose product MRFLYILLFSLCILLSVNAQNAIGEWQTYLSYHTPTRSEVIGSKLFILANGDLYAYDKEDTSIRTYSKSFPLSDTEISYIAYQSAYKLLVIIYSNANIDLLVNEEDIYNLPDYKNKNMTQDKTVNHACFYKEYTYLSTASGILCINLKKREISNYYPLNKNVMACNVSENYLYAATSEGLFAGLLTENLLDINNWKKVSDDTSEFLSKYKDIPFKEEIPENITPNSPIRNYPYYMNFTGERLLITGGGHIANRLDRPGTIMTFENNTWNNFQEEGISEQTKQRYDDINCIVQDPQDNTHHFAASAGEGIYEFKDGKFINWYSMHNSPLESALPNSDSKHNYVRVNGLIYDKDNNLWMVSCGVAKNPVQVLRKDGSWVSLHYPEAMERSNFGRTIFDKRGWLWATSSRIESGGLFCLNYNSTIADTSDDQHRFITRFTNQDGTLLEQLAVYCIAEDKEGAIWIGTNKGPLILNNPSRYFNDNFYCTQIKVPRNDDSGLADFLLVNEAINAIAIDGANRKWIGTASNGIYLISADGMETIHHFMEENSPLLSNSIVSIAIHPRTGEVFIGTSKGLVSYQSDATEAENSFKESNVRAYPNPVRPDYNGVITITGMVYDSDVKIVDTAGHLIYQGTSLGGQFTWDGRNKQGRRVATGIYMVLAADSEGKEGIVTKIAFIRGE is encoded by the coding sequence ATGAGATTTTTATATATACTTTTATTCAGCTTATGCATTCTATTGTCCGTCAATGCACAAAACGCAATAGGAGAGTGGCAAACTTACCTTTCTTATCACACCCCCACCCGCAGTGAAGTCATAGGAAGCAAACTCTTCATACTTGCAAACGGAGACTTGTATGCTTATGATAAAGAAGATACCAGTATACGAACTTATTCAAAATCTTTTCCGCTAAGCGATACGGAAATATCCTATATTGCTTACCAATCAGCCTATAAGTTATTAGTCATTATTTATTCCAATGCGAATATAGATTTATTAGTGAATGAGGAAGATATTTATAATCTTCCCGATTATAAAAACAAGAATATGACACAGGACAAAACAGTCAACCATGCTTGTTTTTATAAAGAATACACGTATTTATCCACTGCCTCGGGTATTCTTTGTATTAATCTGAAAAAGCGAGAAATCAGCAATTATTATCCCCTGAATAAAAACGTTATGGCATGCAACGTATCGGAGAATTATCTTTATGCAGCTACTTCCGAAGGATTGTTCGCAGGACTATTAACTGAAAATCTATTAGATATTAACAACTGGAAAAAGGTTTCGGACGATACCTCTGAATTCCTTTCTAAATACAAGGATATTCCTTTTAAAGAAGAAATACCGGAAAATATAACGCCAAACAGTCCTATACGTAACTATCCGTATTATATGAATTTTACCGGAGAACGATTATTAATAACCGGAGGCGGACATATAGCAAACAGACTGGATCGTCCAGGTACTATCATGACATTTGAAAATAATACCTGGAACAATTTTCAGGAAGAGGGTATCAGTGAACAAACCAAACAACGGTATGATGATATCAATTGTATCGTTCAAGATCCTCAGGACAATACTCATCATTTTGCGGCATCAGCAGGAGAGGGGATTTATGAATTTAAAGATGGGAAATTTATTAATTGGTACAGTATGCATAATAGTCCGTTGGAAAGTGCACTGCCAAACAGTGATTCAAAACACAATTATGTACGCGTAAATGGACTTATCTATGATAAAGATAATAATCTTTGGATGGTAAGTTGCGGTGTTGCTAAAAATCCGGTACAGGTATTAAGAAAAGATGGAAGCTGGGTAAGTCTTCATTATCCGGAAGCCATGGAAAGAAGTAATTTCGGACGGACTATCTTTGATAAAAGAGGTTGGCTGTGGGCTACTTCTTCGCGTATAGAGTCGGGAGGATTGTTCTGCTTGAATTATAACAGCACTATAGCGGATACTTCGGACGACCAACACAGGTTCATTACCCGGTTCACTAACCAAGATGGAACCCTTTTAGAACAACTGGCGGTTTATTGCATTGCCGAAGATAAAGAGGGAGCTATCTGGATAGGTACTAACAAAGGGCCTTTGATACTGAATAACCCTTCTCGTTACTTTAATGATAACTTCTATTGTACACAGATTAAAGTTCCGCGCAATGACGACAGCGGCTTGGCTGATTTCTTATTGGTGAACGAAGCGATTAATGCCATTGCAATAGATGGTGCCAACAGAAAGTGGATAGGTACAGCGTCCAATGGAATTTACCTGATAAGTGCGGATGGAATGGAAACGATTCATCACTTTATGGAAGAGAACAGTCCGCTGCTTTCCAATAGCATCGTATCTATTGCCATACATCCCCGTACCGGCGAAGTCTTCATCGGAACAAGCAAGGGACTCGTTTCTTATCAAAGTGACGCTACAGAGGCTGAAAACAGCTTTAAAGAGAGTAATGTACGTGCTTATCCTAATCCGGTACGTCCGGACTACAACGGAGTGATTACTATTACGGGAATGGTTTACGACAGTGATGTGAAGATTGTGGATACTGCCGGACATCTTATTTACCAAGGTACTTCCCTGGGAGGGCAATTCACCTGGGACGGAAGAAATAAGCAAGGTAGGAGAGTAGCCACAGGAATATATATGGTACTTGCCGCAGACAGTGAAGGAAAAGAAGGGATTGTTACGAAAATTGCATTTATAAGAGGAGAATAA